One Pseudomonas fluorescens genomic region harbors:
- the mpl gene encoding UDP-N-acetylmuramate:L-alanyl-gamma-D-glutamyl-meso-diaminopimelate ligase — protein MHIHILGICGTFMGSMAVLAKELGHHVTGSDANVYPPMSTQLEAQGIQLTQGYDPAQLDPAPDLVVIGNAMSRGNPAVEYVLNKGLPYVSGPQWLADHVLQGRWVLAVAGTHGKTTTSSMLAWVLEHAGMSPGFLIGGVPQNFSVSARLGDTPFFVIEADEYDSAFFDKRSKFVHYRPRTAILNNLEFDHADIFPDLPAIERQFHHLVRTIPSEGLVIHPTTEPALQRVIEMGCWTPVQTTGAGGQWQVKLLSEDGSAFEVMFEGVAQGTVEWELTGQHNVANALAALAAARHVGVVPSMGIAGLSAFKNVKRRMEKVAEVRGITIYDDFAHHPTAIATTLDGLRKRIGDAPLIAIIEPRSNSMKLGAHRDGLPDSVVDADQVIWYAPANLGWDLGATAALCTVPSIVSDSLEGIIERVKSQAQPGTHVVIMSNGGFGGLHGKLAEALQ, from the coding sequence ATGCACATTCATATTCTGGGTATCTGCGGGACTTTCATGGGCTCGATGGCGGTGTTGGCCAAAGAGCTGGGCCATCACGTGACCGGCTCCGACGCCAACGTCTACCCGCCGATGAGCACGCAGCTCGAAGCTCAGGGCATTCAGCTGACACAGGGTTATGACCCGGCGCAGCTCGATCCGGCACCTGATCTGGTGGTGATCGGCAATGCCATGTCCCGTGGCAACCCGGCGGTGGAATATGTACTGAACAAAGGCTTGCCGTACGTTTCCGGCCCGCAGTGGCTGGCTGACCACGTGCTGCAAGGTCGCTGGGTGTTGGCGGTGGCCGGTACGCACGGTAAAACCACCACCAGCAGCATGCTCGCCTGGGTGCTGGAACACGCCGGCATGAGCCCGGGGTTCCTGATCGGCGGCGTGCCGCAGAACTTCTCGGTGTCTGCGCGCTTGGGCGACACGCCGTTCTTCGTGATCGAAGCCGACGAGTACGACAGTGCATTCTTCGACAAACGCTCGAAATTCGTCCACTACCGCCCGCGTACCGCGATCCTCAACAACCTTGAGTTCGATCACGCGGACATCTTCCCCGATCTGCCAGCGATCGAACGTCAGTTCCATCATTTGGTGCGCACCATCCCGAGCGAAGGCCTGGTCATCCATCCGACTACCGAACCGGCGTTGCAGCGCGTCATCGAGATGGGTTGCTGGACACCGGTGCAAACCACCGGTGCCGGCGGTCAGTGGCAGGTCAAATTGCTCAGCGAGGACGGTTCGGCGTTTGAAGTGATGTTCGAAGGCGTGGCGCAAGGCACCGTCGAGTGGGAGTTGACGGGTCAGCACAACGTCGCCAACGCCTTGGCTGCTCTGGCCGCTGCGCGTCACGTCGGCGTGGTGCCGTCGATGGGCATCGCCGGTCTGAGCGCGTTCAAGAACGTCAAGCGCCGCATGGAGAAAGTCGCTGAAGTACGCGGCATTACCATTTACGACGACTTCGCCCACCACCCGACTGCCATCGCCACCACCCTCGATGGCTTGCGCAAACGCATCGGCGATGCGCCACTGATCGCGATCATCGAACCGCGCTCCAATTCGATGAAGCTCGGCGCGCACCGTGATGGTTTGCCAGACAGCGTGGTCGATGCCGACCAGGTCATCTGGTATGCCCCGGCAAACCTTGGCTGGGACCTTGGCGCGACTGCTGCATTGTGCACAGTGCCGTCGATTGTCAGCGATTCGCTGGAAGGCATTATCGAGCGCGTGAAAAGCCAGGCGCAGCCCGGCACTCACGTAGTGATCATGAGCAACGGCGGCTTTGGCGGCCTGCACGGCAAACTCGCCGAGGCGCTGCAATGA
- a CDS encoding sigma-54-dependent Fis family transcriptional regulator, whose translation MHDNHLSRHARQVLTVTQGKPHLHGPGADPSIARSWLRCLEDYHLDPSVTMAPTVLEHGRVLESRERLQQVLQIAGTEMSSLHQQLSGAGHAVLLTDARGVILNCVTAPAERKIFERAGLWLGADWSEACEGTNGIGTCLVERQALTIHQEEHFRGRHTGLTCSASPVFDPHGELLAVLDVSSARPEVSRQSQFHTMALVNLSAKMIESCYFLRCFDNQWLLRFHLQAESVGLFSEGLLAFDGEGRISAVNQSALNLLGHIRGGLLGKPVETFFDCSLDELLGRASANASASWPLRTRDGRHLFAVLRGETRKPTAIIPASSATPTPGLSGICLGDEALQAEFRKALRVFERDVPLLINGETGSGKEAFAKAVHQASQRAGKAFVALNCAAIPESLIESELFGYRGGSFTGARKDGMRGKLQQADGGTLFLDEIGDMPLALQTRLLRVLEDRQVVPIGGEPEAVNVRIISATHRNLLERVESGSFREDLYYRLNGLEVALPALRERSDKSQLLDFLLAEEAGGATILIEEKAWQALLAFNWPGNVRQLRNVLRTLAALCDDGRVRIEDLPAMIRQVRPAVTPAQIAAQPLDDAERLALLNALEQTRWHMTHTAQQLGVSRNTLYRKLRKHGIARIA comes from the coding sequence ATGCACGACAACCACTTGAGTCGCCATGCCCGCCAGGTTCTCACCGTCACTCAGGGCAAACCGCACCTGCACGGTCCTGGTGCCGATCCGTCGATCGCGCGTTCCTGGCTGCGTTGCCTTGAGGACTATCACCTCGACCCGTCAGTGACGATGGCGCCGACCGTGCTTGAACACGGCCGCGTGCTGGAAAGCCGCGAGCGTCTGCAACAGGTGCTGCAAATCGCCGGCACCGAAATGAGCAGCCTGCATCAACAACTCTCTGGCGCCGGCCACGCGGTGCTGCTGACTGACGCGCGCGGGGTGATCCTCAATTGCGTCACCGCGCCCGCGGAACGGAAGATTTTCGAACGCGCCGGGCTCTGGCTCGGCGCCGACTGGAGCGAAGCCTGCGAAGGCACCAACGGCATCGGCACCTGTCTGGTCGAGCGCCAGGCGCTGACGATTCATCAGGAAGAACACTTCCGCGGTCGCCATACCGGGCTGACCTGCTCGGCAAGCCCAGTGTTCGATCCGCATGGCGAATTGCTCGCCGTACTCGATGTGTCCTCGGCGCGCCCCGAGGTTTCGCGGCAGAGCCAGTTTCACACCATGGCGCTGGTCAATCTGTCGGCGAAGATGATCGAAAGCTGCTACTTCCTGCGCTGTTTCGATAATCAATGGTTGCTGCGTTTTCATCTGCAGGCCGAGTCCGTCGGCTTGTTCAGCGAGGGATTGCTGGCATTTGACGGCGAAGGGCGGATCAGCGCGGTCAACCAGAGTGCGCTGAATCTGCTGGGGCATATTCGTGGCGGCTTGCTGGGTAAACCGGTAGAGACGTTCTTCGATTGCTCGCTTGACGAATTGCTGGGTCGTGCCAGCGCCAATGCCAGCGCCAGTTGGCCGTTGCGCACCCGTGATGGCCGGCATTTGTTTGCCGTGTTGCGCGGCGAAACGCGCAAGCCGACAGCGATTATTCCAGCGTCGAGCGCAACGCCTACGCCGGGCCTGTCTGGCATCTGCCTCGGTGATGAAGCATTGCAGGCCGAGTTCCGCAAAGCCCTGCGCGTGTTCGAGCGCGACGTGCCGCTGTTGATCAATGGCGAAACCGGCTCGGGCAAAGAGGCGTTCGCCAAGGCTGTGCATCAGGCCAGCCAGCGCGCCGGCAAAGCGTTCGTTGCGCTCAATTGCGCAGCGATTCCGGAAAGCCTGATCGAAAGTGAATTGTTCGGCTATCGCGGTGGCAGTTTTACCGGCGCGCGCAAGGACGGCATGCGCGGCAAGTTGCAGCAGGCCGATGGCGGCACGCTGTTTCTCGATGAAATCGGCGACATGCCGCTGGCGCTGCAGACGCGCTTGCTGCGGGTGTTGGAGGACCGGCAGGTGGTGCCGATTGGGGGTGAGCCCGAAGCGGTCAACGTGCGCATCATCAGTGCCACCCACCGCAATTTGCTGGAGCGGGTCGAGAGCGGCAGCTTCCGTGAGGATTTGTATTACCGCTTGAATGGGTTGGAAGTGGCGTTGCCGGCGTTGCGTGAGCGCAGTGATAAATCGCAGTTGCTGGATTTTCTTTTGGCTGAGGAGGCCGGCGGTGCAACGATCCTGATCGAAGAGAAGGCGTGGCAGGCGTTGTTGGCGTTCAACTGGCCGGGAAATGTGCGGCAGTTGCGCAATGTCCTGCGTACGCTGGCCGCATTGTGTGATGACGGGCGGGTGAGAATTGAGGATTTGCCAGCGATGATTCGGCAGGTGCGGCCGGCGGTTACGCCTGCGCAGATTGCCGCCCAGCCTCTGGACGACGCCGAGCGCCTCGCATTGCTCAATGCGCTTGAGCAGACGCGCTGGCATATGACCCACACAGCGCAGCAGCTCGGCGTCAGCCGCAATACGCTGTACAGAAAGCTGCGCAAACACGGGATCGCCCGAATCGCATGA
- a CDS encoding aldehyde dehydrogenase family protein, with protein MRYAHPGTEGAKVSFKSKYGNYIGGEFVAPVKGQYFTNTSPVNGQPIAEFPRSTAEDIDKALDAAHAAADAWGATSVQARSLILLKIADRIEENLELLAITETWDNGKAIRETLNADIPLAADHFRYFAGCLRAQEGSAAEIDGNTVAYHIHEPLGVVGQIIPWNFPLLMAAWKLAPALAAGNCVVLKPAEQTPLGICVLMELIGDLLPPGVLNVVQGFGKEAGEALATSKRIAKIAFTGSTPVGSHIMKCAAENIIPSTVELGGKSPNIFFEDIMQAEPSFIEKAAEGLVLAFFNQGEVCTCPSRALVQESIYDEFMQAVMKKVSQIKRGDPLDTDTMVGAQASEQQFDKILSYLEIAKGEGAELLTGGKVEKLEGSLATGYYIQPTLLKGTNKMRVFQEEIFGPVVSITTFKDEAEALAIANDTEFGLGAGLWTRDINRAYRMGRAIKAGRVWTNCYHLYPAHAAFGGYKKSGVGRETHKMMLDHYQQTKNLLVSYDINPLGFF; from the coding sequence ATGCGTTACGCTCACCCCGGTACTGAAGGCGCCAAGGTTTCGTTCAAAAGCAAGTACGGTAACTACATCGGCGGCGAGTTCGTCGCGCCTGTGAAAGGTCAGTACTTCACCAATACCTCGCCAGTGAATGGCCAGCCAATTGCCGAATTCCCTCGTTCCACTGCCGAAGACATCGACAAGGCGCTGGACGCCGCCCACGCCGCCGCAGATGCCTGGGGCGCAACCTCCGTGCAGGCGCGCTCGCTGATCTTGCTGAAAATCGCCGACCGTATCGAAGAAAACCTAGAGCTGCTGGCCATCACTGAAACCTGGGACAACGGCAAAGCCATCCGCGAAACCCTCAACGCCGACATCCCGCTGGCCGCCGACCATTTCCGCTACTTCGCCGGTTGCCTGCGCGCTCAGGAAGGCAGCGCTGCGGAAATCGACGGCAACACCGTGGCTTATCACATCCATGAACCGCTGGGCGTGGTCGGGCAGATCATTCCGTGGAACTTCCCGCTGCTGATGGCCGCGTGGAAACTCGCACCAGCGCTGGCCGCCGGTAACTGCGTGGTACTCAAGCCTGCCGAGCAAACGCCGCTGGGCATCTGCGTGCTGATGGAGCTGATCGGCGACCTGCTGCCACCGGGCGTGCTCAATGTCGTACAAGGTTTCGGCAAAGAAGCCGGCGAAGCCCTCGCCACCAGCAAACGTATCGCCAAGATTGCTTTCACCGGCTCTACCCCGGTTGGCTCGCACATCATGAAATGCGCGGCGGAAAACATCATTCCCTCCACCGTCGAGCTGGGCGGCAAGTCGCCGAACATCTTTTTCGAAGACATCATGCAGGCCGAGCCGAGCTTCATCGAGAAAGCCGCCGAAGGTCTGGTGCTGGCGTTCTTCAACCAGGGCGAAGTCTGCACCTGCCCTTCCCGCGCCTTGGTGCAGGAATCGATCTACGACGAATTCATGCAGGCGGTGATGAAGAAAGTCAGCCAGATCAAACGTGGCGATCCGCTCGACACCGACACCATGGTCGGCGCCCAGGCATCCGAGCAGCAATTCGACAAAATCCTCTCCTATCTGGAAATCGCCAAGGGCGAAGGCGCCGAGCTGCTGACGGGCGGCAAGGTGGAAAAACTCGAAGGCAGCCTGGCCACCGGTTATTACATCCAGCCGACCCTGCTCAAGGGCACCAACAAGATGCGCGTGTTTCAGGAAGAAATCTTCGGCCCGGTGGTGAGCATCACCACATTCAAGGACGAAGCCGAAGCCCTGGCGATTGCCAACGACACCGAGTTCGGCCTTGGCGCCGGTCTGTGGACCCGCGACATCAACCGCGCCTACCGCATGGGCCGGGCGATCAAGGCCGGTCGCGTATGGACCAACTGCTATCACCTGTACCCGGCGCATGCCGCGTTTGGCGGTTACAAAAAATCCGGCGTCGGGCGTGAGACGCACAAGATGATGCTCGACCATTATCAGCAGACCAAGAATCTGTTGGTGAGCTACGACATCAATCCGTTGGGGTTCTTCTAA
- the eat gene encoding ethanolamine permease, whose protein sequence is MPSESPAGAPATGSSVDFEKVGSDYFQQRELKKGAAGWVLLVGLGVAYVISGDYAGWNFGLAQGGWGGMFLATLLMATMYLCMCFSLAELSSMIPTAGGGYGFARSAFGPWGGFLTGTAILIEYAIAPAAIAVFIGAYCESLFGIGGWVIYLAFYIIFIAIHIFGVGEALKLMFIITAVAALALGVFLVAMVPHFDVANLLDIPVTTAVGASPFLPFGYVGVWAAIPYAIWFFLAVEGVPLAAEETKNPKRDLPRGLIGAMLVLLMFALLILIVGPGGAGANSLLTSGNPLVEALSKAYGGSTWMGSFVNLVGLAGLIASFFSIIYAYSRQIFALSRAGYLPRKLSQTNKSKAPVLALVIPGIIGFGLSLTGQGDLLILVAVFGATISYVLMMAAHITLRIRRPKMDRPYRTPGGIFTSGVALVLACIAVVAGFLVDPRVVIGAAIIYGVLIAYFAFYSRHHLVAGTPEEEFAAIQKAEEALH, encoded by the coding sequence ATGCCAAGCGAATCCCCGGCCGGCGCTCCGGCGACCGGCTCCTCCGTCGACTTCGAAAAAGTCGGCAGCGATTACTTCCAGCAACGCGAACTGAAAAAAGGCGCCGCCGGCTGGGTCCTGCTGGTCGGTCTCGGCGTCGCGTATGTGATTTCCGGCGACTACGCCGGCTGGAACTTCGGCCTCGCCCAGGGTGGCTGGGGCGGTATGTTTCTCGCCACGCTGCTGATGGCGACCATGTACCTGTGCATGTGTTTTTCCCTCGCCGAACTGTCGTCGATGATTCCCACCGCTGGCGGCGGCTACGGTTTCGCCCGCAGTGCTTTCGGGCCTTGGGGCGGGTTTCTTACCGGCACGGCGATTCTGATCGAATACGCCATCGCCCCCGCCGCCATCGCAGTCTTCATCGGCGCCTATTGCGAATCGCTGTTCGGTATTGGCGGCTGGGTGATCTATCTGGCGTTCTACATCATCTTCATCGCCATCCATATCTTCGGCGTCGGCGAAGCGCTCAAGCTGATGTTCATCATCACTGCCGTCGCCGCCCTGGCACTGGGGGTGTTTCTAGTGGCGATGGTGCCGCACTTCGACGTTGCCAATCTGCTCGACATCCCGGTAACCACTGCGGTCGGCGCCAGTCCGTTTCTGCCGTTCGGCTACGTCGGCGTGTGGGCGGCGATTCCCTATGCGATCTGGTTTTTCCTCGCCGTCGAAGGTGTGCCGCTCGCCGCCGAAGAAACCAAAAACCCCAAGCGTGACCTGCCGCGGGGGCTGATTGGCGCGATGCTGGTGCTGCTGATGTTCGCCCTGCTGATCCTTATCGTCGGCCCGGGCGGTGCGGGCGCCAATTCGCTGCTGACTTCCGGCAATCCGCTGGTCGAAGCGCTGAGCAAGGCCTACGGCGGCTCGACGTGGATGGGCAGCTTCGTCAACCTTGTGGGCCTGGCCGGTTTGATTGCCAGTTTCTTCTCGATCATCTACGCGTACTCGCGGCAGATCTTCGCGCTGTCGCGGGCCGGTTACCTGCCGCGCAAATTGTCCCAGACCAACAAGAGCAAGGCCCCGGTGCTGGCGCTGGTAATTCCCGGGATTATCGGCTTCGGTCTGTCGCTGACCGGCCAGGGCGACTTGCTGATTCTGGTGGCCGTGTTCGGCGCGACCATTTCCTACGTGCTGATGATGGCCGCACACATCACCCTGCGCATCCGTCGCCCCAAAATGGACCGGCCGTATCGCACGCCGGGCGGCATCTTCACTTCGGGTGTGGCGCTGGTGCTGGCCTGCATCGCGGTGGTGGCGGGCTTCCTCGTCGATCCGCGGGTGGTGATTGGCGCCGCTATCATCTATGGAGTGTTAATTGCTTACTTTGCCTTCTACAGTCGGCATCACTTGGTAGCGGGCACGCCGGAAGAGGAATTCGCGGCGATTCAGAAAGCTGAAGAAGCCTTGCACTGA
- a CDS encoding ethanolamine ammonia-lyase subunit EutB: MASFAHTVGAQTYRFDSLKDVMAKASPARSGDFLAEIAALNDGERVAAQMALADIPLTHFLQEALIPYEADEVTRLIIDTHDQQAFAVVSHLTVGGFRDWLLSDAADETSLRALAPGLTPEMVAAVSKIMRVQDLVLVAQKIRVVTKFRGTLGLRGRLSTRLQPNHPTDEPSGIAASILDGLLYGNGDAMIGVNPATDSIASICAMLEMLDAIIQRYDIPTQACVLTHVTTSIEAINRGVPLDLVFQSIAGTEAANASFGINLNVLQEGYDAGLSLKRGTLGQNLMYFETGQGSALSANAHHGVDQQTCETRAYAVARHFKPFLVNTVVGFIGPEYLYNGKQIIRAGLEDHFCGKLLGVPMGCDICYTNHAEADQDDMDTLLTLLGVAGINFIMGIPGSDDIMLNYQTTSFHDALYARQTLGLKPAPEFEQWLANMGIFTQADGKVRFGNNLPPAFRQALAHLG; the protein is encoded by the coding sequence ATGGCCAGTTTTGCTCACACGGTCGGCGCGCAGACCTACCGCTTCGACAGCCTCAAAGACGTCATGGCCAAGGCCAGTCCGGCACGTTCGGGAGACTTTCTTGCCGAGATTGCCGCGCTAAATGACGGCGAGCGAGTGGCCGCGCAAATGGCCCTGGCTGACATTCCGCTCACGCATTTCCTGCAGGAAGCGCTGATTCCCTACGAAGCCGATGAAGTTACTCGGCTGATCATCGACACCCACGACCAGCAGGCCTTCGCGGTGGTCAGCCACCTGACGGTGGGCGGTTTCCGCGACTGGCTGCTTAGCGACGCGGCAGATGAAACCAGCCTGCGCGCCCTCGCCCCCGGCCTGACACCGGAAATGGTTGCCGCCGTGTCGAAGATCATGCGCGTGCAGGATCTGGTGCTGGTCGCGCAGAAAATTCGCGTCGTGACCAAGTTTCGCGGCACCCTCGGTTTGCGCGGGCGCCTGTCGACCCGCCTGCAACCCAACCACCCGACCGACGAACCGTCCGGCATCGCCGCGAGCATTCTCGACGGCCTGCTGTACGGCAACGGCGATGCGATGATCGGCGTCAACCCGGCCACCGACAGCATCGCGTCGATCTGCGCCATGCTGGAGATGCTCGACGCGATCATTCAGCGCTACGACATTCCCACCCAGGCCTGCGTGCTGACCCACGTCACCACTTCGATTGAGGCGATCAACCGCGGCGTGCCGCTGGATCTGGTGTTCCAGTCGATTGCGGGCACCGAAGCGGCCAACGCAAGCTTCGGCATCAACCTCAACGTGTTGCAGGAAGGTTACGACGCCGGGCTGAGCCTGAAGCGCGGCACGCTCGGGCAGAACCTGATGTATTTCGAAACCGGTCAGGGCAGCGCGCTGTCGGCCAACGCCCACCACGGCGTCGATCAACAGACCTGCGAGACAAGAGCCTACGCCGTGGCGCGACATTTCAAGCCGTTCCTGGTGAATACCGTCGTAGGATTTATCGGCCCCGAATACCTCTACAACGGCAAACAGATCATCCGTGCCGGCCTCGAAGACCATTTTTGCGGCAAGTTGCTCGGCGTGCCGATGGGCTGCGATATCTGCTACACCAACCACGCCGAAGCCGATCAGGACGACATGGACACCCTGCTGACGCTGCTCGGGGTCGCTGGCATCAATTTCATCATGGGCATTCCCGGCTCCGACGACATCATGCTCAATTACCAGACCACTTCATTCCACGACGCCCTCTACGCCCGCCAGACCCTGGGCCTGAAACCAGCGCCGGAGTTCGAGCAATGGTTGGCGAACATGGGCATCTTCACTCAGGCGGACGGCAAGGTTCGCTTCGGTAACAACCTGCCGCCGGCCTTCCGTCAGGCCTTGGCGCACTTGGGATGA
- the eutC gene encoding ethanolamine ammonia-lyase subunit EutC: MKKPPVDPQNPWLELRRLTPARIALGRTGTSLPTQAQLDFQFAHAQARDAVHLAFDHAGLGAQLSERGRESLLLHSAAQDRNSYLQRPDLGRKLSDESAQTLRDYATAHPGGVDLVIVVADGLSALAVHRHTLPFLTRLEEQMNGDGWSLAPVVLVEQGRVAIGDEIGQLLGAQMVVMLIGERPGLSSPDSLGLYFTYAPKIGLTDAFRNCISNVRLEGLSYGMAAHRLLYLMREACRRQLSGVNLKDEAQLHTLESHEGVDMKGNFLLDPPPA; the protein is encoded by the coding sequence ATGAAAAAACCACCGGTCGATCCGCAAAACCCGTGGCTGGAACTGCGCCGCCTGACGCCGGCGCGCATTGCGTTGGGCAGAACCGGCACCAGTTTGCCGACCCAGGCACAACTGGATTTTCAATTCGCCCACGCACAAGCGCGCGATGCCGTGCATCTGGCGTTTGATCACGCCGGGCTTGGCGCGCAATTGAGTGAGCGCGGCCGCGAAAGCCTGCTGCTGCACAGTGCGGCGCAGGATCGAAACAGCTACCTGCAGCGCCCGGATCTGGGGCGCAAACTCAGCGACGAATCTGCGCAAACCCTGCGTGATTACGCGACAGCGCATCCGGGCGGGGTTGATCTGGTCATCGTTGTGGCCGACGGGCTGTCGGCGCTGGCGGTGCATCGCCATACCCTGCCGTTTCTGACGCGCCTGGAAGAACAAATGAATGGCGACGGTTGGTCGTTGGCGCCGGTGGTATTGGTCGAACAGGGTCGCGTCGCCATCGGTGATGAAATCGGCCAACTGCTCGGGGCGCAAATGGTGGTGATGCTGATCGGCGAGCGCCCGGGCCTCAGTTCGCCGGACAGCCTCGGGCTGTATTTCACCTACGCGCCGAAAATCGGCCTGACTGATGCTTTTCGCAATTGCATTTCCAATGTGCGGCTCGAAGGGCTGAGCTACGGCATGGCGGCGCATCGCTTGCTGTACCTGATGCGCGAGGCCTGTCGTCGGCAGTTGTCGGGGGTCAATTTGAAGGACGAAGCCCAGCTTCATACGCTGGAGTCGCACGAGGGTGTCGACATGAAAGGTAATTTCCTACTCGATCCGCCCCCAGCCTGA
- a CDS encoding GNAT family N-acetyltransferase, protein MRIIQATLEHLDLLTPLFVKYREFYGSLPYPDSSRAFLEKRLRRKESVIYLALADDDDKKLMGFCQLYPSFSSLSLKRVWILNDIYVAEDARRQLVADNLIRTAKKMAKETQAVRMRVSTSSNNEVAQKTYESIGFKEDTEFKNYVLPISDEL, encoded by the coding sequence ATGCGGATTATTCAAGCGACCCTCGAACATCTGGATTTGCTGACCCCGTTGTTCGTCAAATATCGCGAGTTCTACGGTTCCCTGCCTTACCCGGATTCCTCCCGTGCGTTTCTCGAAAAACGCCTGCGCCGCAAAGAGTCGGTGATCTATCTGGCGCTGGCCGATGATGACGACAAGAAGTTGATGGGTTTTTGCCAGCTCTACCCGAGCTTCTCCTCGCTGTCGCTCAAGCGCGTGTGGATTCTCAACGATATCTACGTCGCCGAAGATGCGCGCCGCCAATTGGTGGCCGACAACCTCATCCGCACCGCGAAGAAAATGGCCAAGGAAACCCAGGCGGTGCGCATGCGCGTATCGACCAGCAGCAATAACGAAGTCGCGCAGAAAACCTACGAATCGATCGGGTTCAAGGAAGACACCGAGTTCAAGAATTACGTGTTGCCGATCAGCGACGAGCTTTAA
- a CDS encoding DedA family protein yields the protein MDFNPLDLILHLDVYLDLLVTNYGPWIYAILFLVIFCETGLVVMPFLPGDSLLFIAGAVAAGGGMDPVLLAGLLMLAAIMGDSTNYVIGRTAGERLFSNPNSKIFRRDYLQKTHDFYDKHGGKTVTLARFLPIIRTFAPFVAGVARMPYPRFFGFSVLGTILWVGGLVTLGYFFGNVPFIKKNLSLLVVAIILLSLVPMILGVVRSRFGGTKAQSH from the coding sequence ATGGATTTCAATCCGCTCGACCTTATCCTGCATCTCGATGTGTACCTCGATTTGCTGGTGACCAACTATGGGCCATGGATCTACGCCATCCTGTTTCTGGTGATCTTCTGTGAAACCGGCCTGGTAGTGATGCCGTTCCTGCCGGGCGATTCGTTGTTGTTCATTGCTGGCGCCGTTGCGGCCGGCGGCGGGATGGACCCGGTCTTGCTGGCGGGCCTGCTGATGCTGGCGGCGATCATGGGCGACAGCACCAACTATGTAATCGGACGCACGGCCGGGGAACGGTTGTTCAGCAACCCGAACTCGAAAATCTTCCGTCGCGACTATCTGCAGAAAACCCACGACTTCTACGACAAGCACGGCGGCAAAACCGTGACCCTTGCGCGCTTCCTGCCGATCATTCGCACCTTCGCACCGTTCGTTGCCGGTGTCGCACGGATGCCGTACCCACGTTTCTTCGGCTTCAGTGTGCTGGGCACCATTCTCTGGGTCGGCGGACTGGTCACGTTGGGTTACTTCTTCGGCAACGTACCGTTCATCAAGAAAAATCTTTCGCTACTGGTCGTGGCGATCATCCTGCTGTCGCTGGTGCCGATGATTCTTGGCGTGGTCCGCAGCCGCTTCGGCGGCACCAAAGCCCAATCGCACTAA
- a CDS encoding zinc-dependent peptidase has protein sequence MWSLSGWRRRRILARYPIADDMWQRVRHHLSFLDGISATEDQWLREACVLFLEEKHLTALPGVDLHQEQRLLLAAQAQLPLLNLGDLNWYQGFHEIVLYPDDFVSPQRHRDASGVVHEWDGEHSGEAWQQGPVILAWPGVLASGGWEGYNLVIHELAHKLDMLNGDANGLPPLHTDMRVSEWAAVMQAAYDDLNRQLDHDPDAETAIDPYAAENPAEFFAVTSEYFFSAPDLLHEAYPQVYLQLQLFYRQDPLGRLRQLQVTDPVYQAHD, from the coding sequence ATGTGGTCGCTGAGCGGCTGGCGTCGCCGGCGCATCCTCGCCAGATACCCGATTGCCGACGACATGTGGCAACGGGTGCGTCATCACCTGTCTTTCCTCGACGGCATCAGCGCGACCGAAGACCAGTGGTTGCGCGAAGCCTGCGTGCTGTTTCTCGAGGAAAAACACCTGACCGCCCTGCCCGGCGTCGATCTGCATCAGGAACAGCGCCTGCTGCTCGCCGCCCAGGCGCAGTTGCCGCTACTCAATCTCGGCGATTTGAACTGGTATCAGGGTTTTCACGAAATTGTGCTGTATCCCGACGATTTCGTCAGTCCGCAACGCCATCGCGATGCCAGCGGCGTCGTGCATGAATGGGACGGTGAGCACAGCGGCGAAGCCTGGCAACAGGGGCCGGTGATTCTCGCCTGGCCCGGTGTCCTGGCGAGCGGCGGCTGGGAAGGCTACAACCTGGTGATCCACGAATTGGCGCACAAGCTCGACATGCTCAACGGCGACGCCAATGGTCTACCGCCGTTGCACACGGACATGCGCGTCAGCGAGTGGGCCGCGGTGATGCAGGCCGCTTACGACGATCTTAACCGCCAACTTGACCACGATCCCGACGCCGAAACCGCCATCGATCCCTATGCCGCCGAGAACCCGGCCGAATTCTTCGCCGTGACCAGTGAATACTTCTTCAGCGCCCCGGATCTGCTGCACGAGGCTTATCCACAAGTCTACTTGCAACTGCAGCTTTTCTACCGGCAGGATCCATTGGGCAGACTGCGGCAACTTCAGGTCACAGACCCGGTCTATCAGGCGCACGACTAA